Genomic segment of Cytobacillus suaedae:
GTGCATAATCTATGACCTGCTGCTTATTCCAGTCAAAAGAGTCTAAAATTCTTTGTTTCCAACCCTTCTGCTTTCTAAAGGAATCAATCGCAACATGCCTAGCTATAGAAAACAACCACGTTTTTTCACTACTTTTCCCTTCAAACCTATCATAGGATTTCAGCACTCTTATATATACTTCTTGAACGAGGTCCTCAGCTTGCTCACGGTTTTTAACCATATAGAACAAAAATGAAAAGACATCGTGATGATATTTTTCATAGAGCTCTTGAAACACGGCGTCCATACTTATCCTCCCGTTCAATAAATTAGTCGTTACAATGTATTTAAAAGTTACAATTTCTTTTGTGGATTTTTTAAGTAGTTGTAGTTATCAACAACCACATAAAACTTTTTTCTTCTTACTTACTATTCTATTAATTTACCATATCGTAATAGCAGAGAAAAGAGAATATAAAAATAAAGAATCCATCCTACCTGGATGGATTCATCGTTTATTGCTTTAAAATGTTTCTCATGGAACAAGATTTTACGTCATTACTCCTCAAATTACTCTATTTTTCGAGGGATAAAGAAAGTAAATGTCGTACCTTCGTTTATTTTGCTATGGACGGAAATGTGTCCTTGGTGTGCGTCAATGATATTTTTAACAATCGCCAATCCTAAACCAGTACCTGATCTTCCCCTCGTTCTAGCTTTGTCAGCTTTATAAAAGCGTTCAAATACAAAAGGTAAATCTTCTTCAGGTATTCCCGAACCTGAATCCTTAACATCAATCAGTAAACCACCTTCCTGGAGGTCAACCTGTAAGGTTACATTCCCCTCGCTCTCCGTATGTCGAAGTGCGTTATCAATGAGGTTTGTTAATACTTGTTCAATTCGATCTGGATCTAACTGAAAAGTGCCAAGTGAATCATCTTTTACTAAAGATAACTTAATATTCCTTTCCTTTGCAGGTCCTTGGAACTTTCTTATTATCCTATTTACTAAATCACTAATTTCTACTTCTTCTATATTAAGAGTAATATGACTTGCTTGCATCCGTGCAAGGTCCAATAAGTCATTGACCAACCTTCCCATACGAAGAGACTCATCATAAATTACCTTAGCTATTTCTCGTTTTTCTTCTTCTGTACTGGCGATATTATCAATAATTGCTTCACTATACCCTTGAAGCATAGAAATTGGTGTTCTAAGTTCATGAGAAACATTTGCAATAAAATCTTCTCTTAACTTGTCTAACCTTCTTTCTTCTGTCATGTCCCTAATAACCGCTACTGCTCCGCGGATGTATGTTTGATTATATAAAGGGCTCATTAAAATAACCCAACTTCTTCCTTGCATGCTTATTTCAACAATTTGTTCTTTTTCAAATGAAACAACATTTTGAAATAATTCATTCATTTCAGAAGGCAATTCTTCTCCATCTTTACTTTGCATACCTTGCTGATAATACCAAGCCTGTAAAAACCTCTCTGCAGGTGGATTAGTTACTAAGACAGTGCCATCCCTACTCAAGGTAATAACTCCATCTGCCATACTACTTAATACACTTGATAACTGCTCTTTTTCTTGGTTAAGTGCATTTAAATTAAATTTAAGTTGTTTTGCCATCTGGTTAAAAGCAACAGCCAATTCTCCTATTTCATCATGAGTTACCATCGGAACTTTTGTATCAAACTTCCCTCTTGCCACTTCAAAAGCTGCTTGTCGCATTTTTCGTAGTGGAGCTGTAATTCGAGTGGACAAGAAAAATGCAAAAATTGTTGTTAGCACAATAGCGATACCTGCGGCAAGTAAAATAAATCTGGTAGTTTGCTTCGTTGTTTCCCTTACTTCGTTTAAGGATTGATATAAAAATACAGCGCCTTGTTTATTGTTATCCACATGTAAGGGCGTCCCGATAATGAACATCTCTTCAGAATTACCATTTGTAATATTGCTCCCATTTAAACCCATTCGTTGGGAAACTGTCTTATCATCCGTAATAGCTTTAAATAACTCAGGATGATTTTGTATAAATTCGTAAGTCAACCTTTTGCTTCCCTCATCACCCGGGGAATACCAATGTGTGTCTTCATCTTCAATTATAATCACATTTGTATTATCATCTATTAACTCCCAAGAAATTTCCCTTGCAAGTTCTTTATCATCATGTGACTCCATGATAAAAGCAATCTTTGAAGCGATTTGGGTTAAGCCTTGCTCAGCCTCTCGCACGTGGTAATTCTCAAAGAACTCTAGTAACAGAATAGTTAATGTAAATAA
This window contains:
- the sigX gene encoding RNA polymerase sigma factor SigX, with product MDAVFQELYEKYHHDVFSFLFYMVKNREQAEDLVQEVYIRVLKSYDRFEGKSSEKTWLFSIARHVAIDSFRKQKGWKQRILDSFDWNKQQVIDYAPLPEEIALQNEQIQTMYRCLDKCTVDQRLVLVLRYIQSLSISETAESLGWTESKVKTTQHRALKILKGYMEELVIKEEIVDEKVRVER
- a CDS encoding HAMP domain-containing protein, encoding MFWRSVVGKLWITILLLVSFVLFTLTILLLEFFENYHVREAEQGLTQIASKIAFIMESHDDKELAREISWELIDDNTNVIIIEDEDTHWYSPGDEGSKRLTYEFIQNHPELFKAITDDKTVSQRMGLNGSNITNGNSEEMFIIGTPLHVDNNKQGAVFLYQSLNEVRETTKQTTRFILLAAGIAIVLTTIFAFFLSTRITAPLRKMRQAAFEVARGKFDTKVPMVTHDEIGELAVAFNQMAKQLKFNLNALNQEKEQLSSVLSSMADGVITLSRDGTVLVTNPPAERFLQAWYYQQGMQSKDGEELPSEMNELFQNVVSFEKEQIVEISMQGRSWVILMSPLYNQTYIRGAVAVIRDMTEERRLDKLREDFIANVSHELRTPISMLQGYSEAIIDNIASTEEEKREIAKVIYDESLRMGRLVNDLLDLARMQASHITLNIEEVEISDLVNRIIRKFQGPAKERNIKLSLVKDDSLGTFQLDPDRIEQVLTNLIDNALRHTESEGNVTLQVDLQEGGLLIDVKDSGSGIPEEDLPFVFERFYKADKARTRGRSGTGLGLAIVKNIIDAHQGHISVHSKINEGTTFTFFIPRKIE